The proteins below are encoded in one region of Myxococcales bacterium:
- a CDS encoding helix-turn-helix transcriptional regulator has translation MSTKKKRKNRSGDVDATAFLKKLTGGPLTLGEALLAIRRCEERSQASFATLLRISRQHLCDLEKGRRLLSPGRAAKFAKILGYSESQFVRLALQDQLAVADLDYRVELNAA, from the coding sequence ATGAGTACTAAGAAGAAAAGGAAAAATCGATCGGGTGATGTGGATGCAACCGCATTTCTGAAAAAGCTCACGGGTGGACCCCTGACTTTAGGGGAGGCTCTGCTCGCGATACGCCGGTGCGAGGAGCGTAGCCAGGCGAGCTTTGCGACCTTGTTGCGCATCTCTCGTCAACATCTATGCGATCTTGAAAAAGGCCGTCGTCTATTGAGCCCGGGCCGCGCAGCGAAGTTTGCGAAGATCCTAGGGTACAGCGAATCTCAGTTTGTCCGGCTTGCTCTGCAAGATCAGCTCGCTGTAGCCGATCTTGACTATCGAGTTGAATTAAACGCAGCGTAG
- a CDS encoding TM0106 family RecB-like putative nuclease translates to MKTKPLPIIKPSDAKSWSLCARRVWLDNKAGLGLTKVENAFEQLIIDRGIRHERRVLDQLSQSLECRTAKSPEHTNELIAKRIPVIYQAQLNDEKNGIIGNPDFLILHESGEYQAADAKLSLNGAKKEIRAQLGLYRRMLGNGLPAIAFLGNGEEYLVEDSDDSVAEQFLADMRRILSSDEEPFVRYSHSKCSACPYCDYCKPKFEAAEDPSLLYGLNAKAALGLEKEGIGTISQLASSDPKNIPDIPHLKGFKKKQRAVLQAKAHLSGDSYQLRSITLPAGQWVHFDIEDNPLTDDGEKHVYLWGFLLPEGNKFEFVWTDNEEQDKQGWLEFLKRVDLYRSRYPNLNLAHYSHHEKTTIQKYAQRYEMEDQPTVSYLLGDQSPLFDLQKPILDALVLPLQGYGLKDICKHPNLVNYQWRDEDSGSQWSVVQFHRYLEETNIARRNQLKADILSYNQDDVTATHHLEQWLRKHYSA, encoded by the coding sequence ATGAAAACGAAACCACTACCGATAATAAAGCCCAGCGATGCAAAATCTTGGTCACTTTGCGCCCGTCGGGTGTGGCTAGACAATAAGGCCGGGCTCGGCCTTACCAAGGTCGAAAATGCCTTTGAGCAGTTGATCATTGACCGGGGAATCCGGCACGAGAGACGAGTGTTGGACCAGCTCTCCCAGTCACTTGAATGTCGTACAGCTAAATCACCCGAGCACACGAACGAGCTAATCGCGAAACGCATCCCGGTTATCTATCAAGCTCAACTCAACGACGAGAAGAACGGTATTATTGGGAATCCCGATTTCTTGATTCTTCATGAAAGCGGTGAATATCAGGCAGCGGATGCTAAGCTTTCGCTGAATGGTGCGAAAAAAGAAATTCGAGCTCAGCTCGGACTCTATAGACGCATGCTCGGCAATGGTCTTCCTGCCATTGCATTCCTTGGCAACGGCGAGGAATACCTCGTTGAGGATAGCGATGATTCTGTAGCAGAACAGTTTCTCGCTGACATGCGCAGGATTTTATCCAGCGACGAGGAACCGTTCGTTCGCTATAGCCATAGTAAATGTAGCGCTTGTCCGTACTGTGATTACTGCAAGCCGAAGTTTGAAGCTGCCGAGGATCCTTCTTTATTATATGGTTTAAATGCGAAGGCAGCTTTGGGCTTGGAAAAAGAGGGCATCGGCACGATTTCGCAACTCGCAAGCTCCGATCCGAAGAACATACCTGATATTCCCCACCTAAAAGGTTTCAAGAAAAAACAACGCGCCGTACTTCAAGCAAAAGCTCACCTCTCCGGCGATTCCTATCAGCTCCGATCGATCACATTGCCAGCCGGCCAATGGGTTCATTTCGATATTGAGGATAATCCGCTAACCGACGATGGCGAAAAACACGTCTACCTCTGGGGTTTTCTGTTGCCAGAAGGCAACAAATTCGAATTTGTGTGGACAGACAATGAAGAGCAAGACAAACAAGGCTGGCTGGAATTCTTGAAGCGAGTGGACCTTTATCGGAGCAGATATCCAAACCTGAACTTGGCACACTATTCCCACCACGAGAAAACAACCATTCAAAAGTATGCACAACGCTACGAAATGGAAGACCAACCCACCGTAAGTTATCTACTTGGCGATCAGAGCCCATTATTTGATTTACAAAAACCAATACTGGATGCATTGGTGTTGCCGCTCCAAGGTTATGGGCTCAAAGACATCTGCAAACACCCTAACTTGGTAAACTATCAATGGAGAGACGAAGATTCCGGCTCACAATGGTCTGTGGTGCAGTTTCATCGCTATCTCGAGGAGACCAACATCGCTAGACGGAATCAATTGAAGGCTGACATTCTCAGCTATAATCAAGATGACGTGACCGCAACCCACCACCTAGAACAATGGCTCCGAAAACATTATAGTGCTTAA
- a CDS encoding PEGA domain-containing protein, producing MKRLIVVMAYGLLCAASLLPLSAQAQREGRSIIVRSLPHESNLDGANAINQLAIVLRRQNVAIMQPDEARAQYELRESFESMPIEKTEVDELARDAQKAMELVAMQRYERAREKVQEILDKADLTLESLNRQLEKPRHVFNSCMYLTRTMVENNDESGAIAQSKKCRALVPDVEADYIEHPPEVLAVLKKAEAELAAEPHGTLSVESTPSGCSVYLNGRRFGKTPMTEPNLMPGEYRLQVECEEGKVGRVHRVILAAENMTVHIDSRVDAHVRTRGDLHLTYKDVHEEDEMRMLDALSLGRSLEAKEVFIATLLTPTVIRIDRIDVNEAKVLASVVFRTSDTSEPSLSQVAKALKDEVSMDFTGPVPKETATWQPNGPLEFSELSEDGSLPEENTSPGVLGYVLGGLGLAALGTSWVFYGIAASKVSDFEKALPSDTNYLSLQNSANNSVLPPLLIGGSGALLTTLALPMFLPSDDSLPWWSFAFLGAGAALAATGAVVMLSEDCDGRVCTNTRDTQALGGLLMEHAVPLLSVPFIYAIRALFDDSEDAPLPAARASRDGFMFSLSGRF from the coding sequence ATGAAACGCCTGATTGTGGTGATGGCCTATGGGCTGCTTTGTGCAGCTTCGCTGCTTCCTTTAAGTGCCCAAGCGCAGCGGGAGGGCCGCTCGATTATTGTGCGTTCCTTGCCGCATGAATCGAATCTCGATGGGGCCAATGCCATCAATCAGCTTGCAATTGTCTTGCGCCGCCAAAATGTAGCCATCATGCAGCCCGATGAAGCCAGGGCGCAGTACGAGCTTCGGGAGTCTTTCGAGTCGATGCCGATTGAAAAGACCGAGGTGGATGAGCTTGCTCGGGATGCACAAAAGGCGATGGAGCTTGTGGCGATGCAGCGCTATGAGCGGGCTCGGGAGAAGGTGCAAGAGATTTTAGATAAGGCGGATTTGACGCTTGAGTCGTTAAACCGTCAGCTTGAAAAACCAAGGCATGTGTTTAATAGCTGCATGTATCTGACGCGCACGATGGTTGAAAACAACGATGAAAGTGGCGCGATTGCTCAGTCGAAAAAGTGTCGCGCTTTGGTGCCGGATGTTGAAGCTGATTACATTGAGCATCCTCCGGAAGTTTTAGCGGTGCTGAAAAAAGCCGAAGCTGAGCTTGCGGCCGAGCCGCATGGCACGCTGAGTGTTGAGAGCACGCCTTCGGGCTGTTCTGTTTACCTCAATGGCCGCCGCTTTGGCAAAACACCGATGACTGAGCCCAATCTGATGCCAGGCGAATACCGTCTTCAAGTCGAGTGTGAAGAGGGTAAAGTCGGAAGGGTGCACCGGGTGATTCTGGCTGCAGAGAATATGACCGTGCACATCGATAGCCGGGTTGATGCGCATGTTCGGACGCGGGGGGATTTGCACCTGACTTATAAAGACGTGCATGAAGAAGATGAGATGCGCATGCTTGATGCGCTTTCGTTGGGCCGCTCGCTTGAGGCCAAAGAAGTCTTCATTGCCACCTTGCTTACGCCGACGGTGATTCGCATTGACCGGATTGATGTGAATGAAGCCAAGGTCTTGGCCTCGGTGGTCTTTCGAACTTCGGATACATCCGAGCCTTCACTGAGCCAAGTGGCCAAGGCTCTGAAAGACGAAGTCTCGATGGACTTTACTGGTCCTGTACCGAAAGAAACCGCGACCTGGCAGCCCAATGGTCCGCTTGAGTTCTCGGAGCTTAGTGAGGATGGCTCGCTTCCTGAAGAAAACACTTCGCCCGGTGTGCTTGGCTATGTGCTCGGCGGCCTTGGCTTAGCTGCGCTCGGCACAAGTTGGGTGTTTTACGGCATCGCCGCATCCAAAGTCAGCGACTTTGAAAAGGCTCTGCCTTCGGATACGAATTACTTATCCTTGCAAAACAGCGCCAATAACTCCGTGCTTCCGCCTTTGTTGATTGGCGGCTCTGGCGCGCTGCTCACGACTCTTGCGCTGCCTATGTTTTTGCCCAGCGATGATTCGCTTCCGTGGTGGAGTTTTGCTTTCCTTGGAGCCGGCGCAGCCCTTGCGGCCACAGGCGCTGTGGTGATGCTTTCAGAAGATTGCGATGGCCGCGTCTGCACCAATACGCGCGACACTCAAGCCTTAGGCGGTTTGCTCATGGAGCATGCTGTCCCGCTTCTTTCGGTGCCCTTCATCTACGCCATTCGCGCGCTCTTTGATGACAGCGAAGATGCGCCGCTTCCAGCAGCGCGCGCCAGCCGTGATGGTTTTATGTTTTCGCTGTCAGGCAGGTTTTAG
- a CDS encoding PEGA domain-containing protein — MRALGFLVALSFCFFTQSAYADTVLVLQHADNPQVTEAHYQKALESIQKTLSSYGHTVLHVSDRRLKRKLSEEDRRCTAVLCADDAAKHAGADAALSWTLWSQEAVPTSIALNLTAPSASNYAVRYDISGSDIAAAAREACKDALSKFQKGSGPFLKVDGTHGARLIIDTLPTGILPYHKRIEPGEHHITVELNGYETFSTTITIPKDKSFERTVSAKLEPIMETHYPWLASGVLVGAGAALSTLGIIGLAKGDSCTRSDAVTGDCLETSKPISALAWTSLGLGAASITAGIVWFFIGQYQTRAPTEKQTTDDIQVRLSPTSIELAGTF, encoded by the coding sequence ATGAGAGCGCTTGGTTTTCTTGTAGCGCTCAGCTTTTGCTTTTTCACGCAAAGCGCTTATGCTGATACCGTGCTCGTTCTTCAGCATGCCGATAATCCTCAAGTCACAGAAGCGCACTACCAAAAAGCGCTTGAGTCCATCCAAAAGACCCTAAGCTCTTACGGTCATACCGTCCTTCACGTCTCAGACAGACGCCTCAAGCGCAAGCTAAGCGAAGAGGACAGGCGCTGCACCGCAGTCCTTTGTGCTGATGATGCCGCCAAGCATGCAGGCGCCGATGCCGCTCTAAGCTGGACCCTTTGGTCCCAAGAAGCTGTACCCACTTCCATCGCTCTAAATCTCACCGCCCCCTCTGCTTCAAACTACGCCGTAAGATACGACATCTCGGGTAGCGACATCGCCGCTGCAGCCCGCGAAGCCTGTAAAGATGCCCTTTCCAAATTCCAAAAAGGCTCAGGCCCCTTCCTCAAAGTCGACGGCACCCACGGCGCCCGCCTCATCATCGACACCCTCCCCACCGGCATCCTCCCCTACCACAAACGCATCGAACCAGGAGAGCACCACATCACCGTCGAGCTCAACGGCTACGAGACTTTCAGCACAACCATCACCATCCCCAAAGACAAAAGCTTCGAGCGCACTGTATCAGCAAAGCTCGAACCTATCATGGAGACGCACTATCCGTGGCTTGCATCAGGCGTGCTCGTGGGGGCGGGGGCTGCGTTGAGCACACTTGGAATTATCGGGCTTGCAAAGGGAGACAGCTGCACTCGAAGCGATGCTGTTACTGGAGATTGTTTAGAAACGTCAAAACCTATTTCTGCCCTTGCTTGGACATCTCTCGGTTTAGGTGCAGCTTCCATTACCGCAGGCATCGTATGGTTTTTCATCGGCCAATACCAAACACGTGCTCCAACAGAAAAACAAACCACGGACGATATTCAAGTGCGTCTTAGCCCAACATCTATCGAACTAGCAGGAACGTTTTAA
- a CDS encoding DEAD/DEAH box helicase family protein, translating to MKIQFSADLDFQRDAIASLVDIFEGQETCQTNFTVARLDTGPQAALFESDLGIGNRLKLLDDDLLANVNKIQLRNGLAPSKELDGMNFTVEMETGTGKTYVYLRTAFELHRKYGFTKYIIVVPSIAIKEGVYKSLQITEEHLKGIYDNVRYDYFIYDSQKLGQVRNFATSDCVQIMVINIDAFRKSFTDPDKEDKANIIHRPHDRMTGARPIEFIQATNPIVIIDEPQSVANTEKSREAIASLNPLCTLRYSATHKDRHNQVFRLDAVDAYERKLVKQIEVAGIDVEGSHNRAYIKLLKVDNKKSPITAQVEIDIVGRAGTVQRKKKTVRQGSDLLEVSRGRDLYDGYILNNIYCEEGEEYIDFTSKPDIVKLGEAIGEVNQDDYKRLQIRKTIEEHLNKELRLRPRGIKVLSLFFIDRVANYRDYDEEGNPRSGKYAVMFEEEYAKLIRKPKYADLFKSVDIETAADGVHDGYFAVDRKKDATGTERMKESRGEGTSIADESAYQLIMRDKEKLLSFDSKLKFIFSHSALREGWDNPNVFQICTLNETTSVMKKRQEIGRGLRIAVNQEGERVHGFDVNTLTVMANESYEDFAKKLQKEIEEDTGIRFGIVEKHLFANIPIETGDHTTKHLGIDASEALWKHLKDAGYIDGKGKVQDKLRSDLKSGQIQLPEDAAQHSAAITAALTKVAGSLNVKNADERERVRLNKGVYLGAEFKELWDRIKHRTTFRVEFDPEKLIQTCADEINKSLVVGRARFVFRKSQAEINRGGVQMGDATEQAYTYEATDFQPPDVVSFLQNETNLTRRSIVEILRRSAKLEHFKRNPQKFIEQAATIIQHQMRLFIVDGIKYQRIGDQEYYAQELFETEEIYGYLSKNMLESQKSVFSHVVYDSDVEAEFAKSFELSEDVKVYAKLPMWFQIETPLGSYNPDWAVLIERDGKSRLYFVVESKGSLFTDALRPTEQAKIDCGRAHFKALATDVRFRVSNTFQAFDATIDDDVSATAGSDARVLPFRRIASEDARPYENCVPLLELKVAAGGFSPPQNVDHGDHEWVELTGRHRPSEELFVAQVVGESMNRRIPNGAWCLWRLRPAGTRQGKVVLAQHRDIQDPEHGGSYTVKVYESEKESDGDGGWRHSRITLKPDSTESTFEPIVLEDLDEGELKILAELVEVLG from the coding sequence ATGAAGATTCAGTTCAGCGCCGACCTCGACTTCCAACGCGATGCAATCGCATCGCTGGTCGACATCTTTGAGGGTCAGGAGACCTGCCAGACCAACTTCACCGTGGCTCGACTGGACACGGGTCCGCAGGCGGCCCTCTTTGAGTCGGATCTGGGCATCGGCAACCGCCTGAAGCTTCTGGACGACGACCTGCTGGCCAACGTCAACAAGATCCAGCTCCGCAACGGGCTCGCTCCGTCCAAGGAGCTCGACGGCATGAACTTCACGGTCGAGATGGAGACCGGCACCGGCAAGACCTACGTCTACCTGCGCACTGCCTTCGAGCTTCACAGGAAGTACGGGTTCACCAAGTACATCATCGTCGTGCCCTCGATCGCCATCAAGGAAGGCGTCTACAAGTCTCTTCAGATCACCGAGGAGCACCTCAAAGGGATCTACGACAACGTCCGCTACGACTACTTCATCTACGACTCTCAGAAGCTCGGCCAAGTGCGAAACTTCGCCACCAGCGACTGCGTCCAGATCATGGTGATCAACATCGACGCGTTCCGAAAGAGCTTCACGGACCCGGACAAGGAGGACAAGGCCAACATCATTCATCGCCCGCACGACCGGATGACGGGAGCGCGACCGATCGAGTTCATCCAGGCTACCAACCCCATCGTCATCATCGACGAGCCGCAGAGCGTCGCCAACACGGAGAAGAGTCGCGAGGCCATAGCGTCACTGAACCCGCTCTGCACTCTGAGGTACTCAGCAACACACAAGGACCGGCATAACCAGGTCTTCCGACTCGACGCCGTCGACGCCTACGAACGCAAGCTCGTCAAGCAGATCGAGGTTGCCGGCATTGACGTCGAGGGCAGCCACAATCGCGCCTACATCAAGCTCCTGAAGGTCGACAACAAGAAGAGCCCAATCACGGCACAGGTGGAGATCGACATCGTCGGGCGCGCCGGCACTGTGCAGCGAAAGAAGAAGACCGTCCGGCAGGGAAGCGACTTGCTCGAGGTGTCCCGCGGACGAGACCTCTACGACGGCTACATTCTGAACAACATCTACTGCGAGGAGGGGGAGGAGTACATCGACTTCACGAGCAAGCCCGACATCGTGAAGCTCGGTGAGGCCATCGGTGAGGTCAATCAGGACGACTACAAGCGGTTGCAGATCCGCAAAACGATCGAGGAACACCTCAACAAGGAGCTGCGCCTGCGGCCGCGCGGCATCAAGGTTCTCAGCCTCTTCTTCATTGACCGCGTGGCCAACTACCGAGACTACGACGAAGAAGGTAATCCGAGGTCGGGTAAGTACGCAGTCATGTTCGAGGAAGAGTACGCGAAGCTCATTCGCAAACCCAAGTACGCGGACCTCTTCAAGAGCGTCGATATCGAGACCGCTGCCGACGGTGTCCACGACGGCTACTTCGCGGTCGACAGGAAGAAGGACGCGACCGGCACCGAGCGCATGAAGGAATCTCGCGGCGAGGGCACCAGCATCGCGGACGAGAGCGCGTACCAGCTCATCATGCGCGACAAGGAGAAGCTTCTCAGCTTCGATTCGAAACTCAAGTTTATCTTTTCGCACTCGGCCCTGAGGGAGGGCTGGGACAACCCGAACGTTTTTCAGATCTGCACCCTGAATGAGACGACTTCGGTGATGAAGAAGCGCCAGGAGATTGGCCGCGGTTTGCGTATCGCGGTGAACCAAGAGGGCGAACGGGTGCATGGCTTCGACGTGAACACACTAACGGTCATGGCCAACGAGTCCTACGAGGACTTCGCCAAAAAGCTGCAGAAGGAGATCGAGGAAGACACCGGGATCCGCTTCGGGATCGTCGAAAAACATCTTTTCGCGAACATCCCGATCGAGACCGGCGACCACACGACGAAGCACCTCGGCATCGACGCATCAGAGGCTCTTTGGAAGCACCTGAAGGATGCCGGCTACATCGATGGTAAGGGTAAGGTTCAGGACAAACTACGGAGCGACCTGAAGAGCGGGCAGATTCAGCTGCCCGAGGATGCCGCGCAGCACTCGGCGGCCATCACAGCCGCCCTCACGAAGGTCGCCGGTAGCCTTAACGTCAAGAACGCGGACGAACGAGAACGCGTGCGCTTGAACAAGGGCGTCTACCTCGGAGCTGAGTTCAAGGAGCTGTGGGACCGCATCAAGCATCGCACCACGTTCCGCGTCGAGTTCGACCCCGAGAAGCTGATTCAGACGTGCGCCGACGAGATCAACAAGTCCTTGGTCGTCGGCCGCGCGCGGTTTGTCTTCCGCAAGAGCCAGGCCGAGATCAATCGCGGTGGCGTCCAGATGGGCGATGCCACCGAGCAGGCCTACACGTACGAGGCGACCGATTTTCAGCCGCCGGACGTCGTGTCCTTCCTGCAGAACGAGACCAATCTCACGCGCCGATCGATCGTCGAGATTCTGCGGCGAAGCGCAAAGCTCGAGCACTTCAAGCGCAATCCGCAGAAGTTCATCGAGCAGGCGGCAACGATCATCCAGCACCAGATGCGCCTGTTCATCGTGGATGGCATCAAGTACCAGCGCATCGGGGACCAAGAATATTACGCGCAGGAGCTGTTCGAGACCGAAGAGATCTACGGCTATCTCAGCAAGAACATGCTCGAGAGCCAGAAGTCCGTGTTCTCCCATGTCGTCTACGACTCAGACGTCGAGGCCGAGTTCGCCAAGTCCTTCGAGCTCAGCGAGGACGTGAAGGTCTACGCGAAGCTCCCGATGTGGTTCCAGATCGAGACCCCGCTCGGCAGCTACAACCCAGACTGGGCGGTGCTCATCGAGCGGGATGGTAAGAGTCGTCTCTACTTCGTCGTGGAATCAAAGGGCAGCCTATTCACGGATGCACTCCGACCTACCGAACAGGCGAAGATCGACTGTGGCCGCGCTCACTTCAAAGCTCTCGCGACGGACGTTCGTTTCCGAGTGTCGAATACCTTCCAGGCGTTCGATGCGACGATAGACGATGACGTGAGTGCCACGGCGGGTAGTGATGCTCGCGTGCTGCCGTTTCGGCGAATCGCTTCTGAGGACGCGCGCCCCTACGAGAACTGCGTGCCGCTCCTGGAACTGAAGGTTGCGGCCGGGGGCTTCTCGCCGCCGCAAAACGTCGATCATGGCGACCATGAATGGGTGGAGTTGACGGGTCGGCATCGTCCCTCGGAAGAGCTCTTCGTCGCGCAGGTCGTCGGCGAGTCCATGAACCGCCGCATTCCGAACGGTGCATGGTGCTTGTGGCGCTTGAGACCCGCGGGCACGCGGCAAGGCAAGGTCGTTCTCGCCCAACACCGCGACATCCAAGACCCGGAGCACGGCGGCAGCTACACCGTGAAGGTCTACGAGAGCGAGAAGGAGTCCGACGGCGACGGCGGGTGGCGCCACAGCCGCATCACCCTCAAGCCGGACTCCACCGAGTCGACCTTCGAGCCCATAGTCCTCGAGGATCTAGACGAGGGAGAGTTGAAGATTCTGGCCGAGCTCGTGGAGGTTCTTGGATGA
- a CDS encoding DNA-protecting protein DprA — MLTAVTVRTESTESLLGSLNDFERKNAPKTLYVVGDVNLLKLPSVSIVGSREASPDALKRAHKLCRLLAEDQIVIVSGLARGIDAMAHNTAMEVGGKTIAVLGTPVDEYYPSEHKDLQDTIMSKHLVLSQFAPGSPTRRTNFPQRNRTMALISDATVIVEAGESSGTLSQGWEALRLGRPLFIMQSVVKSGRYQWVKEMIDYGARSLNNVSDVLEVIPPVMTEQDYVAAAAF, encoded by the coding sequence ATGTTAACTGCAGTAACAGTTCGCACAGAGTCGACTGAAAGCCTGCTTGGTAGCCTCAATGATTTTGAGCGAAAAAATGCTCCTAAAACGTTGTACGTGGTTGGAGACGTAAACTTATTGAAACTACCGAGTGTGTCTATCGTTGGTTCTCGGGAAGCTTCGCCAGACGCTTTAAAACGAGCTCATAAGTTATGTCGTCTCCTGGCAGAAGATCAGATTGTGATTGTAAGCGGTTTAGCTCGCGGTATCGATGCGATGGCCCATAACACAGCCATGGAAGTAGGTGGGAAAACAATTGCCGTGCTTGGAACGCCGGTCGACGAGTATTACCCATCGGAACATAAGGATTTGCAGGATACCATCATGTCCAAACATCTTGTGCTTTCGCAGTTCGCTCCTGGCAGCCCAACGCGTCGAACAAATTTTCCTCAACGAAACCGTACCATGGCGCTGATTTCAGATGCCACTGTGATCGTAGAAGCGGGAGAATCAAGCGGCACGCTTTCTCAAGGCTGGGAAGCGCTTCGCTTAGGCAGGCCATTATTTATCATGCAGTCTGTTGTGAAGTCCGGTCGATACCAATGGGTCAAAGAAATGATAGACTATGGGGCTCGATCTTTAAACAATGTAAGCGATGTGCTTGAAGTCATTCCACCTGTCATGACTGAACAAGACTATGTGGCAGCCGCCGCTTTCTAG